From Microbacterium sp. LWH7-1.2:
TCCCGCGATGCGCATCGCCCTAGCCGACTCTCTCCTCCTGAGCTTCCCCATGGCTCTCTCCCGCTTCCTGACCCGAGGGCCTCTCGCCGATGACCCGCGCCGGAACCCCTCCGACGATCGAGAACGCCGGAACATCCTTCGTCACCACGGCCCCGGCCGCGACCACGGCGCCCTCGCCGATCGTCACGCCCGCCAGAACCACCACGTTCGCCCCGAGCCAGGAACCCGCGCCGATCACCACATCGCGCTCGATCTTGGGCTGGTCCATGATCGGGACCGGGCCCATCTCGACGCCGTAGTTCGACGCCGTCACCATCACGTGCGGCGCGAACAGGCACTTCTCGCCGATCTCGATGCGACCGGTCTCGTTGCCCGCCCAGATGAGGCTGAACTCACCGATGTGGGTGCCCGCGCCGATCGAGATGCGCTCGCCGTTGCGGAACGACACGTTCGGTGCCATCGAGACGTCCGGCCCCATCTGGATCAGCGGCACCTGCCGCACGAACGAGTAGCCGTGGAAGTGGGCAAGACGCAGCCCGTGCAGCAGCGTGCGGGGGTCGAGCACCGACCCGAGCGCGCCCCGGAGGCGGCTCATCGCGCTGCCCCCGCAGCATCCGTCCCCACCGGAACGGGTGCCGGCGCAAGCAGCTCGCGGTAGACCGCCATGAGCGCGGGAAGGTCGACCGACGAGCGCGCGGTCACGCTGATCACGAGCTCGCGGCGGTACGAGCAGGCCAGGCACGCGACCTCGTCGCGCGGGTCGCCCGCCGGCCACCCGGTGACCGTCTCGACCGGAGCCGTGCCGAAGAACCGCTCGTCGCGGCCCCACGTCACCGAGGTGGCGTAGCCCACCCAGTCCTCGGCGCCCTCGACCACCGAGCCGCCGGACTCGACCGCCGCCTGAACCTGGGCCCGCACGCTCGGCACGATCTCTTCCAGCGGAGCGGATGCTGCGACCGAGACCTTCACGACGCTGATGTCGTTGCGCACCCCGCCGTCACCGGCCCCGCGTCGCGAGATCGGCACGAGGATCGACAGCGTCTCGGCGTCGGGGCGCTGACGCGCCATCGCGATCAGAGTGGCGGCCGTGACCAGGTCGTTGACGGTACCGCCGAGCTTGTACGCGCGGCGCGTGGCGGCGGCGAGGTCTGCGACCTCGTACGCCGATCGGCGACCCTCCCGCACGTCGGCGAGGAGACCGGTGCGCGCGATGCGCGCGTTCTTGACCGGGCGCAGCATGCGCCCGCCCCAGCGGCGCAGCCGCATGCGGAACGACTTGCGCCAGTACGCCCGCCACGCCTGCCGCAGACCCGGATTGCGCTCGCGCCACTGCGCGAACGCGAGGGCGAGCACCTCGAAGCCGTTGCGCGGCGCGATGCCGAGCTCGGCGTACTCCGCCTCGCCCGGCTCCGGCGGTTCGGGCGTGGGCGCGGTGCCGGCGATCACGTCGCCGATCCGCAGGCCGTACATCGCGTCGCCCACCACGTGGTGGTAGCGCATGACGATCGCCACGCGCCCGGAGTCGAGCTCGACGAACTCGAAGTCCCACAGCGGCCGCGACGGGTCCATCGTGGGGCTCAGGCGCCCCGTGAACCGCTCGACTCGGGTCGGGTCGTCGGGCTCGACGTCGTCGGCGAACCGCACGTGGTAGTCGAGGTCGAGGCTCGTCACGGGCACCCACGCCGGCGTCGTCAGGCGCAGCGGCGTAGACACCAGCCGCTGACGCATCGCCGGCGCGAACCAGCTGAGGCGCTCGACGCGCCGGCGGATCGCATCGCGGTCGAGGGTGCCGTCGGGCCCGCGCAGCGGCGCGCCGTCGACGATCAACGTGCCGGCGGCGTGCATCGCGGCGAACGTGACCGCGTTCGACACGTACTTCTCGTCGAGCGAGCTGATCAGCTGCGCCCGGCGGGCGAGTTCGGGGTGCGCGCTCATTACTCTCCTCCGTGCGTCGCGACGCCGAGGGTGATCGGCGCCGGCGGGTCGTCGTCGACGAAGACGCGCCCGTCGAGTGTGAAGCGCACGGCGGTGAAGAACCCGCCGAGGAATCCGCGGAACAGCGCGAGGTCGGCATCCCGGCGCCGATGCTCGCGCCGGTTGTGCACCGCGCGCGACAGGGTGCGCTTCGCGACCACCGCGAACAGGCGCACCCCCACGCGGACCCGCAGCCGCACCCACTTCGCGGTGAGCGCGCCGAGGCCCAGCCCGTAGCCGTGGTGCAGCTGCGTGTAGGCGTCGTCGGCGCGCGTGTGCACGTGGTGCACGACACAGGTCGGGTCGTAGACGATGTGCGCGCCGCTGTCGAGCACGCGGCAGAACATGTCGAGGTCTTCGGCGCCGGCCAGGCGCCGCCCCGCACCCAGCACCGGGTCGAAGCCGCCGAGCACGACGAGCTGCTCGCGCCGGAACGCCATGATCGCGCCGTGCCCGGCGTCGATGCCTTCGATCGTGCGGGTGAACCGCCGGGGCGGCGGCGCCTGCTGCGTGCCGACCAGGGTGTGGTCCAGCATCCGTCCCGTCACGGCGCCGACGGCCGGATCGTCGAAGTCGGCGAGGATCGGCGCCATCCAGCCCTCGACCGCCGCGCAGTCGTCGTCGGTGAACACCACGATCGGCCGCCGGCTCGTCTCGAGGGCGAGGTTGCGGGCGATCGAGAGCCCCTTGATGTCGCTGCGCACGTAGTCGACACTCGCGGTCTCGGCGACCTCCCGGGTCGCCGACGTCGTCGACGCC
This genomic window contains:
- a CDS encoding acyltransferase — translated: MSRLRGALGSVLDPRTLLHGLRLAHFHGYSFVRQVPLIQMGPDVSMAPNVSFRNGERISIGAGTHIGEFSLIWAGNETGRIEIGEKCLFAPHVMVTASNYGVEMGPVPIMDQPKIERDVVIGAGSWLGANVVVLAGVTIGEGAVVAAGAVVTKDVPAFSIVGGVPARVIGERPSGQEAGESHGEAQEERVG
- a CDS encoding wax ester/triacylglycerol synthase domain-containing protein: MSAHPELARRAQLISSLDEKYVSNAVTFAAMHAAGTLIVDGAPLRGPDGTLDRDAIRRRVERLSWFAPAMRQRLVSTPLRLTTPAWVPVTSLDLDYHVRFADDVEPDDPTRVERFTGRLSPTMDPSRPLWDFEFVELDSGRVAIVMRYHHVVGDAMYGLRIGDVIAGTAPTPEPPEPGEAEYAELGIAPRNGFEVLALAFAQWRERNPGLRQAWRAYWRKSFRMRLRRWGGRMLRPVKNARIARTGLLADVREGRRSAYEVADLAAATRRAYKLGGTVNDLVTAATLIAMARQRPDAETLSILVPISRRGAGDGGVRNDISVVKVSVAASAPLEEIVPSVRAQVQAAVESGGSVVEGAEDWVGYATSVTWGRDERFFGTAPVETVTGWPAGDPRDEVACLACSYRRELVISVTARSSVDLPALMAVYRELLAPAPVPVGTDAAGAAR
- a CDS encoding glycosyltransferase, yielding MPRPEDVTLAICTRERPEMLAAALASFTAVTPPGVQILVVDSASTTSATREVAETASVDYVRSDIKGLSIARNLALETSRRPIVVFTDDDCAAVEGWMAPILADFDDPAVGAVTGRMLDHTLVGTQQAPPPRRFTRTIEGIDAGHGAIMAFRREQLVVLGGFDPVLGAGRRLAGAEDLDMFCRVLDSGAHIVYDPTCVVHHVHTRADDAYTQLHHGYGLGLGALTAKWVRLRVRVGVRLFAVVAKRTLSRAVHNRREHRRRDADLALFRGFLGGFFTAVRFTLDGRVFVDDDPPAPITLGVATHGGE